One part of the Malus sylvestris chromosome 2, drMalSylv7.2, whole genome shotgun sequence genome encodes these proteins:
- the LOC126588247 gene encoding serine acetyltransferase 5-like — translation MSEKMNALICPFRCASSDQIVFVWIPRKCASSGAQAMDLEPEAAGACTALEDRGRVRGGHTPSGEDRKGVLFDHATGVVVGETAVIGNNVSILHHVTLGGTGKAGGDRHPKIGDGVLIGANATILGNVKIWEGAMIGVACAD, via the exons ATGTCAGAAAAAATGAACGCATTGATTTGCCCTTTTAGGTGCGCATCATCCGATCAGATAGTTTTTGTTTGGATTCCGAGAAAGT GCGCATCGAGTGGCGCACAAGCTATGGATCTAGAACCGGAGGCCGCTGGCGCTTGCACTGCACTCGAGGATCGCGGACGTGTTCGCGGTGGACATACACCTAGCGGCGAGGATCGGAAAGGGGTGCTGTTCGACCACGCGACAGGGGTGGTGGTGGGGGAGACGGCGGTGATCGGGAACAATGTGTCGATACTCCACCACGTGACGCTGGGTGGCACCGGGAAAGCCGGCGGAGACCGGCACCCGAAGATCGGCGATGGGGTTTTGATCGGTGCAAACGCGACGATTTTGGGGAATGTGAAGATTTGGGAGGGCGCAATGATTGGGGTCGCTTGTGCTGATTGA
- the LOC126597481 gene encoding protein NDL1-like isoform X2 translates to MAESNDAVSLDMERIYLGGKEHFIRTGRGSVSVIVYGDQEKPSLITYPDLALNHVSCFQGLFFCPEAASLLLHNFCIYHISPPGHELGAASICPDDPVPSVDDLADQILEVLNFFGLGAVMCMGVTAGAYILSLFAMKYRERVLGLILVSPLCKAPSWTEWFYNKVMSNMLYFYGMCGLLKECMLQRYFSKDVRGSVEVPESDIVQACRKLLEERQSLNVWRFLQAINRRPDITEGLKSLRCRTLIFVGDSSPFHSEALHMTSKLDRRYSALVEVQACGSMVTEEQPHAMLIPMEYFLMGYGLYRPCHFSDSPRSPLSPSCISPELLSPESMGLKLKPIKTRVSLSL, encoded by the exons ATGGCTGAATCAAACGACGCCGTCTCCCTCGATATGGAGAGGATCTATCTCGGTGGAAAG GAACATTTTATTCGAACTGGCCGTGGTTCTGTATCCGTTATCGTGTATGGTGACCAAGAGAAGCCTTCACTTATCACTTATCCTGATTTAGCTCTAAATC ATGTGTCTTGTTTCCAAGGGTTATTCTTTTGTCCGGAAGCGGCTTCATTGCTGCTTCACAACTTCTGCATATATCATATCAGTCCTCCTGGCCATGAG TTAGGAGCTGCTTCAATTTGTCCAGATGATCCTGTGCCTTCAGTTGATGACTTGGCAGATCAGATCCTcgaggttctcaatttttttgG GCTTGGTGCGGTTATGTGTATGGGGGTGACAGCGGGTGCTTATATCCTTTCCTTATTTGCT ATGAAATATAGGGAGCGTGTCCTTGGATTGATACTTGTATCCCCTTTATGCAAAGCGCCCTCTTGGACAGAATGGTTTTATAATAAG GTGATGTCGAATATGCTATATTTCTATGGCATGTGTGGATTGCTAAAAGAGTGTATGCTTCAGCGCTACTTCAGTAAG GATGTTCGTGGTAGTGTTGAAGTTCCAGAGTCAGATATAGTTCAAGCGTGCAGAAAA TTGCTGGAAGAGAGGCAGAGCTTAAATgtttggagatttcttcaagcaATTAATCG GAGACCTGACATAACAGAAGGGTTAAAATCGCTAAGGTGTCGCACGCTTATTTTTGTTGGGGATAGCTCTCCCTTCCATTCTGAGGCTCTCCACATGACCTCAAAGTTGGACAGGAGATATAGTGCCTTAGTAGAG GTCCAGGCTTGCGGATCCATGGTAACAGAGGAGCAGCCACATGCAATGTTGATACCAATGGAATACTTCTTAATGGGGTATGGCCTGTACCGGCCATGCCATTTCAGCGACAGCCCTAGGAGCCCGCTCAGCCCATCTTGCATCTCCCCGGAGCTTCTCTCCCCAGAAAGCATGGGCTTGAAACTAAAACCGATAAAGACCCGTGTTTCACTCAGCCTATGA
- the LOC126597499 gene encoding putative disease resistance protein RGA3, whose translation MDSAKVLETLYTFPVEGILNSVASLAAQEISLFRGFKKELTKLRQSVLAIQEFLGDVSYNKPRHEGKAVEDWVKKLKDVAHDADDVLEDINYEVLRRQVEIQNHMKKKVRNFFSISNPILFRQKMAHKIKSINASLAALKSEAPFIGLVARRVDQTPPGMGNRETVSSFGHDEKIIGREKIVSDIIATLIESKNQEEYLSVKAIVGMGGLGKTTLARSIFNDDAIGRHFVAKMWVCVSDTFEVNSILNRMLESLNSKSTGFTSQEALVNNLKESLTGKRYIMILDDVWNENEELWSDFTRCLSRLNSAPGSIAIVTTRSAKVASITQTMPRCDLASLSVDDCWSILKSEAFPNGAPPLDPKQVDIGRAIAAKCVGVPLVAKVLGSLMRSKHSTSEWSSILESEIWLNFPCSQWQLPKTEDKIMLVLKLSFDNLKSPSLKQCFAYCSIFKKDFEIERDDLVQLWMAQGYLHFSPNMSMEDIGNEYFNTLLQNSLFQDAREDKYGIITECKMHDLVHDLAEEVFKFEIMTRDTDQMDDDARKIQHVAHISSTTLERITQGSIRRLQSLFVDCEVPSNIFERFRGLRMLNLSVTGIEELPSSIGKLKRLRYLNISWTMIKELPKSIGKLYNLQTLRIMSNTDIKTFPREMENLINLRHVYFDKDKEVLFGMTRLTHLETLPSFILDEDGRHRLDDLGRLNELKGKLVIGSLERVRDKEEAAKSNLVGKANIRKLKLKWRWDHSTDLDEDILEGLQPHHNLESLTIWNFMGNKLASWMMSDSLLINLTEIKLIRCRECEALPPLGHMPSLRSVLIEDCPNLESFPISSCQSLEELKIVGCPKLRCTSIHSLPSLRKLVIIYCTTPEESKNLQSTTSTTLQQQQHGCIKYPCIICSILLAHFLFSAVLSIN comes from the exons ATGGATTCTGCAAAGGTGTTAGAAACTCTCTACACTTTTCCGGTGGAGGGAATACTAAATTCAGTCGCTTCACTTGCTGCTCAAGAAATCAGTCTTTTCCGAGGATTCAAAAAAGAGCTAACTAAGCTTCGTCAATCGGTACTTGCAATTCAAGAGTTCTTAGGCGATGTTTCGTACAACAAACCACGTCACGAGGGCAAGGCGGTGGAGGACTGGGTGAAGAAACTGAAAGACGTAGCTCATGATGCTGATGATGTATTGGAGGACATCAACTACGAAGTTCTCAGGCGTCAAGTAGAAATTCAAAACCACATGAAGAAGAAGGTTCGTAACTTCTTTTCGATCTCCAATCCCATTTTATTTCGTCAAAAGATGGCCCACAAGATTAAGAGCATCAATGCGTCACTGGCGGCTCTCAAAAGTGAGGCACCTTTCATTGGCTTAGTTGCAAGGAGAGTAGATCAAACCCCTCCAGGTATGGGGAACAGAGAAACCGTCTCAAGCTTCGGTCACGATGAGAAGATCATTGGAAGGGAGAAAATTGTGTCGGATATCATTGCAACCTTGATCGAGTCCAAGAATCAGGAAGAGTACCTTTCAGTTAAGGCCATTGTGGGAATGGGAGGACTCGGAAAGACGACTTTGGCAAGATCAATATTCAATGATGATGCTATTGGTAGACATTTTGTTGCAAAGATGTGGGTGTGTGTATCCGACACTTTTGAGGTTAATTCAATTCTAAATCGGATGTTAGAATCCCTTAACTCAAAGAGTACCGGATTTACAAGTCAGGAAGCATTGGTGAATAACCTCAAAGAAAGTTTGACAGGAAAGAGATATATTATGATACTCGATGATGTTTGGAACGAAAATGAGGAGTTATGGAGTGATTTTACGAGATGTTTGTCGAGACTCAATTCTGCTCCTGGAAGCATTGCCATTGTTACTACCCGTAGTGCTAAGGTTGCATCAATCACACAGACAATGCCAAGGTGTGATTTGGCGAGCCTATCAGTAGATGATTGTTGGTCCATATTAAAGAGTGAAGCATTCCCAAATGGTGCTCCTCCTTTAGATCCAAAACAAGTGGACATTGGAAGGGCCATAGCTGCAAAGTGTGTTGGTGTACCATTAGTGGCAAAG GTATTAGGAAGCCTGATGCGTTCCAAACATAGTACAAGTGAATGGTCGTCGATTCTGGAAAGTGAGATATggct gaattttccgtgttcacaatggCAATTACCAAAAACAGAGGATAAAATCATGTTGGTTTTGAAGTTAAGTTTTgataatttgaagtctccatcCTTGAAACAATGTTTTGCATATTGTTCAATTTTCAAAAAAGATTTTGAAATTGAACGGGATGACCTGGTCCAGCTCTGGATGGCTCAAGGATATCTCCATTTTTCTCCCAACATGAGTATGGAGGACATAGGCAATGAATATTTTAATACTCTATTGCAAAACTCCTTATTTCAAGATGCTAGAGAAGATAAGTACGGCATTATTACGGAGTGCAAGATGCATGATCTTGTGCATGATCTTGCAGAGGAAGTATTCAAATTTGAAATAATGACGCGAGACACTGATCaaatggatgatgatgcacgcaAGATTCAGCATGTTGCACATATTTCTTCCACGACACTTGAAAGAATTACACAAGGGAGTATTAGGAGATTGCAGTCGCTATTTGTTGATTGTGAGGTCCCTAGTAACATCTTTGAAAGGTTTAGAGGTTTACGAATGTTGAATTTATCCGTGACTGGAATTGAGGAGTTGCCAAGTTCAATTGGAAAGTTGAAACGCTTGAGGTATCTCAACATTTCCTGGACAATGATAAAAGAACTCCCCAAATCTATTGGCAAGCTCTATAATCTTCAGACGTTAAGAAT AATGTCAAATACAGACATTAAAACGTTTCCTAGGGAAATGGAAAATTTGATCAACTTGAGACATGTTTATTTTGATAAGGATAAGGAAGTTCTATTTGGGATGACAAGATTGACTCATCTGGAAACGCTACCTTCCTTTATTTTGGATGAGGATGGGCGTCATAGACTTGATGATCTGGGTAGGTTAAATGAATTGAAAGGAAAACTAGTTATCGGATCATTGGAACGTGTGAGAGACAAGGAAGAAGCAGCAAAATCAAATTTAGTAGGGAAAGCAAACAtacgaaaattgaaattaaaatggCGGTGGGACCATTCTACGGATCTTGACGAGGATATTCTCGAAGGACTCCAACCGCATCACAACTTAGAAAGCTTGACGATTTGGAACTTCATGGGTAATAAATTGGCATCATGGATGATGAGTGATTCGTTGCTTATCAATTTAACAGAAATTAAGTTAATCCGTTGCAGAGAATGTGAAGCACTCCCACCACTGGGACATATGCCGAGTCTTCGAAGTGTTTTAATTGAGGATTGCCCCAATCTAGAATCCTTTCCAATTTCATCATGCCAATCTCTTGAGGAGTTGAAAATAGTTGGTTGCCCAAAGCTAAGATGCACGTCAATTCACAGTTTACCCTCACTCCGCAAATTGGTTATTATATATTGTACGACTCCTGAGGAGTCGAAAAATCTACAGTCGACGACTAGCACTACTctccagcagcagcagcacGGTTGTATTAAGTATCCATGTATAATTTGTTCAATTCTCTTGGCTCACTTTTTGTTTTCTGCTGTATTAAGTATTAACTGA
- the LOC126597481 gene encoding protein NDL1-like isoform X1: MAESNDAVSLDMEKIYLSGKEHFIRTGRGSVSVIVYGDQEKPSLITYPDLALNHVSCFQGLFFCPEAASLLLHNFCIYHISPPGHELGAASICPDDPVPSVDDLADQILEVLNFFGLGAVMCMGVTAGAYILSLFAMKYRERVLGLILVSPLCKAPSWTEWFYNKVMSNMLYFYGMCGLLKECMLQRYFSKDVRGSVEVPESDIVQACRKLLEERQSLNVWRFLQAINRRPDITEGLKSLRCRTLIFVGDSSPFHSEALHMTSKLDRRYSALVEVQACGSMVTEEQPHAMLIPMEYFLMGYGLYRPCHFSDSPRSPLSPSCISPELLSPESMGLKLKPIKTRVSLSL, encoded by the exons ATGGCTGAATCAAACGACGCCGTCTCCCTCGATATGGAGAAGATCTATCTCAGTGGAAAG GAACATTTTATTCGAACTGGCCGTGGTTCTGTATCCGTTATCGTGTATGGTGACCAAGAGAAGCCTTCACTTATCACTTATCCTGATTTAGCTCTAAATC ATGTGTCTTGTTTCCAAGGGTTATTCTTTTGTCCGGAAGCGGCTTCATTGCTGCTTCACAACTTCTGCATATATCATATCAGTCCTCCTGGCCATGAG TTAGGAGCTGCTTCAATTTGTCCAGATGATCCTGTGCCTTCAGTTGATGACTTGGCAGATCAGATCCTcgaggttctcaatttttttgG GCTTGGTGCGGTTATGTGTATGGGGGTGACAGCGGGTGCTTATATCCTTTCCTTATTTGCT ATGAAATATAGGGAGCGTGTCCTTGGATTGATACTTGTATCCCCTTTATGCAAAGCGCCCTCTTGGACAGAATGGTTTTATAATAAG GTGATGTCGAATATGCTATATTTCTATGGCATGTGTGGATTGCTAAAAGAGTGTATGCTTCAGCGCTACTTCAGTAAG GATGTTCGTGGTAGTGTTGAAGTTCCAGAGTCAGATATAGTTCAAGCGTGCAGAAAA TTGCTGGAAGAGAGGCAGAGCTTAAATgtttggagatttcttcaagcaATTAATCG GAGACCTGACATAACAGAAGGGTTAAAATCGCTAAGGTGTCGCACGCTTATTTTTGTTGGGGATAGCTCTCCCTTCCATTCTGAGGCTCTCCACATGACCTCAAAGTTGGACAGGAGATATAGTGCCTTAGTAGAG GTCCAGGCTTGCGGATCCATGGTAACAGAGGAGCAGCCACATGCAATGTTGATACCAATGGAATACTTCTTAATGGGGTATGGCCTGTACCGGCCATGCCATTTCAGCGACAGCCCTAGGAGCCCGCTCAGCCCATCTTGCATCTCCCCGGAGCTTCTCTCCCCAGAAAGCATGGGCTTGAAACTAAAACCGATAAAGACCCGTGTTTCACTCAGCCTATGA